The Mucilaginibacter sp. PAMB04168 genome contains the following window.
CGGTTATATTGCCGGTCTCGTTCATGCAGTCTGCATAATTTAACATTACTTCAGCCAGGCGCAGTTCTATCCAGTCCATACCACTGCCACCAATGTTATTGGTGTACCTCACGTTACCTGCGGCCAAACCTGGTGTGGTAAAACGTTTACAGTATACGCCATTGCCATTGCTTTCGCCAAGGGCAGTGTTATAAGTCCATTGCTTCCTGTTAGCGTTGCCGCTTAACGGCCAAATGCTGCCGTTGTAGGCAATGGTAGCTTCAAATCGTGGGTCGCGGTTTTGCCAAAACATCACATCATCATACGGAAACTGGGTTGATGTTCCTCTGATGCTACCATCAAGCATAGGGTAGGCATCCAGCATTTTCTTAGTTGGTGTGTAACCCTGATAAGGCGATCCACCTTCAGATGCTGGCCGCATACGGTTCTCACCATCATGGCCCCTTCTTTCAACGGTGCTCGAATAAGTGCGTACCAAAATCGCTTCCGTATTGGTGGTTCCCTCTACCCTGAAAATATCGCCATAATTGGCCATCAGCTTTTTTCCGCCCGCTATACACAGGTCGTAAGCTTCTTTGTTGGCTTGTAAGGCGGTTTGCCACCGGGCAACATCATTAGCAGGGTTAAATTGCGGGCTTGCCCAATAAAGCAATACTTTGGCTTTTAAACAGCTGGCAATTAGCTTGGTTATTCTTCCTCTACCTGTACCATCATCCGGGTTAAAGCCTTCCAGCATGGTAATAGCATTGTTCAAGTCGCTGAGGATAAGGTCGAAGCATTCCTTAGCGCTTTTTCTGCCGTCCAGGTAAAGCGATTCCGGCCGTTGTGGCTGTGTTATTAACGGCACACCACCATACACCTTAACCAGCTCAAAGTAGGTCATGGCCCGTAAGGCATAATACTGGCCTAAAAAAGTGCGCTGCGTTGCTTGCGGTAAGGTGCCAAGCGGAATATTGGTAATTGCCTCGTTACACCTTGCAATATCAAAATATTTGTTGCTCCCGGCGTTACCGTTATAAGTGTTTCCGGTTAGTCTCACGTCGTTATTGCCCAATGCGCCTTGTAAGCCAAGGGCAGCCCGTGCCCACTCATCGCGGTCGGGATAGTAGTTTTCATCACTGGCCAAATGCACGCCACCCCTGTCTGGTATCAGTTGGTAAGGAAACTGGGGGATAACTACGTCATACACCCGGTTTAGCTGTAGTTGCACAGCCCCTTCGGTGCTCCATATGGCGGCATCAATACCGCCTGTGTCGCGTATATCAAAAAACTCATCTTGTTTACAGGAAGGCAAACAAGCCGCCAAAACCAAAGCAAGAACCGATTTTGTTATATTATTTTTTATTTGCTTAATCATACTCAAAAAATTAAAGGTTAACATTTACACCTACTGAAATGGTGCGCAGGATTGGATAATCGTACGCATTTGAAGTATATGGATCCTTGTATTTAAGCGGATTAACCAAGGTCCAGAGGTTGTTGCCGGTTAACAATATCCTGGCGCCGCTCAGTCCCAGTTTTTTAACCACATTTAACGGCGCTCTGTAGCTGAGTGTCATGTTATTAATACGCACCATGGTTCCGTTAACAGCCCAAAAGTCAGAGTTTTTAGTCAGTGACGGATCATCAAAGCGGGGATATTTTCCGCCCATCGGATTGTCGATCGTCCAGCGGTCTTTCCAGATATCCAGCACATTCACCGTTGCTGACGGCGCAATGCGCGATTGGCTGTCGTAAAAGACCTTACCACCAAATCTGGCAGCAATATTGGTGTTTAAGTTAAAGGCTTTGTAAGATAAACCCAATGTTATGCCCGGCGCAAAAACCGGATTGGTATTGTTGTACAATGGCTGCATATCGTTATCATTGATAATGCCGTCGCCATTGGTATCTTCATAGTACAACCATCCTGGCTGAGGTACAAGGTTATAGGATCTGTAATTCGGATTTTTGGCCATAAAGGCATCAACCTCTGCCTGCGTCCTAAACATCCCCAGGTTTCTAAGCCCTATGTTGCCGGTGTTCCATTTCCTAGGATCTAAACCAAAGGTGATTGGCCAGTCGGGTGCAACGTTGTTAATAAGATTACCAGTGGTGTATATAATCCTGTCGTTTACAGAATTGCCGTAACTAAAGTTCATGTTAGCTTGCAGGCTCCAATCTTTAGCTACTTTGGCCCGGTAACCAATACTGAATTCAGTTCCCCAGTTGTATGTTTGGCGATAGTTAATTACCGGTGCGGCAAAGCCTGCGTATAAGGGGTATAATTGATTAGCGCCACGGTCAAAGGCATCATAATTATAATTTCTGAAGCCCTCAATTGATAAATCGAGTTTGTTGTTAAATAGCGAGGCTTCAATACCTACGTTAACCGTGCGCTTTTTTTCCCAGGTAATATCCGGATTGGGAATTACACCCTGGTTTAAGCTGTTTTGATTAGAGTTTCCGTACAAATAACCATTGCTTATATCGATCAGGTAGCGCTCTACCCATAACCGGTCGTTTACACGGTCATCTCCGGTGATACCCACATTAGCTTTCAGTTTTAAAAAGCTGATAAAAGGGAAACGCTTCATAAACTCCTCGTTACTAACCACCCAGCCCAAACCTATGCTTGGCGATAATCCCCAGCGGTTATCGGGTGCAAAGTTGGAGGAGGCATCAGCACGTAAAACACCTTCAATTAAATACTTCTTATCAAAGTTATAGCTAAAGCGGCCAAAGTATGACCGTTTTACAGACTGGGTTCTGCCAATACTCTGAACTCTTAAAGTTGACGCATCAAATGCCCAATACTCTTCGGCGTTGGGTATTAACTGATTTGAAAAGTTGACAGAAAGGTTTTCGCTATTAGACTCAGTTTGCTCACCGCCAGCCAAAATATCAAAGGTGTGCTTGCCAAATGTCCGGCCGTATTGTAAAGTTAAAAATCCTTGATAACTGTTCGTTTCCGACAAGCCCGGCGTTACCCTTTGGTTGCCTATGTCAACGTTTTGAAAGGTTGGATTAGTGGCAGTGAGTTGATTGCTAAATAATGCCTGGTTGTTACCCATTCTGGCAAAATTGTAAGTTAGGTAAGGTGGCCTGTACTGCCGGCTGTTGGTAGAACCACTGCCCTGTGATATCTGAAATCTTGCTGTAAAGCCTTTCAGATAAGTAGGCTGATAAGTTAAATTAGCATTAATACGATAGGCTTTTGATTTTTGTCTTTCATAATAGCCCGACTCTATTAAAGCTTTAGGATTAACGGTGATATTGCTATTAACATAATTAACATATTTTCCATCAATGCTAATGGGAACCCATCGCGGAACACTTACAATGCGTCGGAAAAATTCATTATCGCTATCGGTTTGGTTATGTTGTGCATTCCTGATGTTCCAATCTACGTTGAAGGCGATATCTGCCTTTAGTCCATTTACTATAGTGGCTACTAAGCCGCTTCTGAAGCTGTACTTGTCGTATTTTAAGCCCGGATAGTTTGCATCTTCGCTTTGGTAACTACCGCCGGTGAAAAAAGTTACCTTATCACTACCGCCCGAAAGCCCGATATTGTGCCGCTGCATAGTTGAGGCTTGCCATAACTCGTCATACCAGCTTTTATAATCCAAGCCCTTAATATATTCCAGATCTTCAGGCGCGAACAAAGACGACGCAGGTGCGCTTTGTGTTCTGTAGGTGTCATTCAATAATAGGGCGTGATCATAGGCCGATAGCATTTTAGGAGTTCTTGAGGCGTCTGTAACACCATAGTAGCCGTTATAAGTTAAGCTGGGTCGGCCAATCTTTCCTCTTTTGGTGGTAACTAACACCACACCTTTGGCGCCTGATGCACCGTAAATAGCGGCAGATGCATCTTTCAGGAACGTTAAATTTTCAACCTGTGATGCATCCAGTGCATCAAATGCCTCTCTGCTTACCGTAATACCATCAATGATGTATAAGGGTTCGGCAGTTACGCCAAGTGTTTGGGCTGTTTCAGATGCCGTTGAGTTACGTATATTGAGCGTAACGGTTGACCCTGGACGACCTGATACTTGTGATACACTTACGCCGGCTATTCTATTCCTTAGCGACGCAGCCAGATTAGGAGCCGGAATGTCCTGAAGTTCCTGTCCGGTAACGGTGGCTACCGAGCCCAAAATTTCAGTGCGTTTCTTTGTGCCATAGCCCACTACAACCACATCGGTTAAGGTGCTGCGTTCTTCTGACATGCTAACATCTATGCGGGCCTGTGTGCCCACAGTTACTTGTTTCCTTACAAAACCCACGTATGAAAAAACCAGCACATCGCTGTTAGAGCGTACCTGGATGGTGTATAACCCATCGACCGTGGTGCTTACATTACTGGGCAAGCCCCTTATGGCTACATTTACACCGGGCAGGGGAGTACCTACACTGTCTGTAACCTTGCCTGTTACCCGTCGTTCTTGCGCCAATGCAAGCGAACAAGCCAATGTACAGAGCAACATCAGCAAAGAAAATTTACGTAAAAAATTTAGATCCATAAAAGTTTATTTGGTTGGAGAATATTGTTGAAAGTGTAATAGCACGGCGAAAGCAGGAGCGTAGGATAGCTCTGCAAAACGGAAACGTACAAGATGGTTTTGGCAAACACTATTGAGAAGAGTATACTTTTAGTTCATAGGCATCTTTTGATTATAGATATTAATTGGTTATTTACTGCTTAATGCCGTGCTTCTCAGGTACGGCATTTCTTTATTCTTGGAAACTTACTCAATTAGCGCTACCAATGCTGGTCACCTGGACCTGGCCGTGCGTATTACTTGATTTGCTGCGCTGTTTTCTTAACACATTTAAATGAGCCTTATCAAATTTCTATACAATCAAGTAATCGATTGTAGGTTATCTGCCTCTGTTGCCCATTGCTCCATTTTATGATTAAAAAAGCTATCGCTTGTAATCTGTTTAATGGATATAATTAAATTTAACACGCTTAACAAAACGAACAGAACACGTTATTTTCTTTTATACAAGTTGCGGTACGCTGCCGCCTCAATAAATTAGGCTTCTTTAGAAACGCTTGGCTTGAAAAATGATAATATATTATCAAAGTGCGAGCAAAACCTGCAGTCTTAAAATTTAAAATGTAATGAACTGATATTGAAGCAGCAAATAAGCTAGCGTTCTTTATTCTTGGTTGTATCTAATTGGTTATGTTGCAAATATGCCCTTGCAGGTCATAAGTTTCATTGCATTTATTATCATATTTTTGTAGTATGTTGTCACAGCTAGAGCTCCATACCATCTTTAATCTAATACTGTGTTTGTGCAGGCAGATCTGTTATGCTAATATAAAACGAGCCATCTTCAGATATGACATGCGTTAGAAGTGCGCATGTATGCTGTAGAAAGCAAAATTAAAAAGGCGTTATTTATTTCTGTGGGTCAACACACTCGTCCGTTTTCTTATAGTAGTTTGTACCTTTTGATGCCCTAACAAATGAATATGTTGCCTACCTCATAACTCCAGAAACCCGTTTTAAAGCTGCTTTATAAGCTATTCTTATAGCAATACTTTCTTAACATGGCTTTCATCAGTCAGACCAAATTCTGCGGCAATTTGTTTAAGTACATAACCGCCCTTCTCGATTCTTTGACGGATTAAGGATTTACGATAATCGGCGATGTAATCACGTAATGTTATACCGGTATTTCTTTTAAAGTACGGACCTATATAATCTGCAGTGGTGTTAAAATGAGCGGCTATCACTGGCGACTTTAACTTAGCTGGCGTGTAAATGTGCTTATGCAAATAACAAAATACCGCCTGCATGTCCCTGCTCCGGTTTGCGGTAGCTTTCAATTCGGGCATATTACGCTGTAAAAGTGCCGCCAGCCCTAGTACCTGTAACCAGATGAGCTGCTCATTGGATAGAATATCGTGTTGCAGGGAAAGAATTACCTGGATAATTCTGGCAGCTGAGTTTTGATCTGCAGAATTAAGACGAAAGCCAGAAAAATGTGTTTCCCGGCTTTTAATCAAGTATTCAAGTTGCTGGAGGCCGTAGGTAGAACCGGTGCTTACGTGGTGGATAAAAAAGTCGGTAAATTTGATAAAAACAAACCTTGTCAGCGATCGGATATCGAAGTAATGTTCCTCTTCTGGTCCGATAAGGAAAATGTCGCCGCGTTTATAGGCAATGCTATTCCCATTAATAAAATGCGAACCTGATCCCTGGCTTATATAGATCAGCTCATAATGATTATGTTTATGAACCGGGTGCGGCCACGTGGTCGCCTCAAATTCGGATATAGCCAGAGGCTGAAACTGTTTGTATCGCTTCATAGTGGAAATATACCAATTTATAGCGGAACTTTACAAATTAGTTGGTACTGGCATGGAATACCTTTGTTGTGTTAAATTAATAAGGCAACAAAATAATCATTATGCAAAAAACAGCATTAGTAGTTGGCGCAAACGGTGTAATTGCGTCTAACCTGATCCGCCATTTACTAGATCTTGGGGATTGGAAAATCATCGGTTTATCCAGGCGTGGTGGTACCAATAGCGAAAAATTAAAATACCATTCCGTTGACTTGCTTAATCGGGAAGAGTGCCAGGAAAAGCTAATCGGCTTAAAGGAAATTACACATATCTTTTATGCTGCCTTTCAGGATCGGCCAACCTGGGCAGAACTGGTGCAGCCGAATTTGGCAATGCTCACGAACGTTGTAGATGCCGTAGAGCCTATTGCAGAAAACCTCCAACACATCAGTTTAATGCAGGGATACAAGGTTTATGGCGCTCATTTGGGGCCTTTTAAAACACCTGCCAAAGAAAGCGACGGCGGTCACATGCCTCCGGAATTTAATATTGACCAGCAGGATTACCTGGAGAGTAAACAAAAGGGTAAAAATTGGACATGGTCTGCCATCAGGCCATCTGTGGTAGCGGGTACAGCACTAGGCAACCCAATGAACTTGGTACTGGTTATTGCGGTTTATGCCTCCATTTCCAAAGAACTTGGACTGCCGTTGCGTTTTCCGGGTAAACCAGGCGCTTATGACACGCTGCTGGAAATGACGGATGCAGGCTTGTTAGCCAAAGCAACTGTTTGGGCAGCAACGAATGAGCAATGTGCCAACCAGGCGTTTAATATTACTAATGGTGACCTGTTTCGCTGGAACGAGCTTTGGCCGAAAATTGCCGGCTATTTTGGATTAGAGACTGCGCCGCCTTTAACTATGTCACTACAAACTGTAATGGCCGATAAGGAAGACTTGTGGAAACAGATTCAGGAAAGGCACGGATTGAACAGACACAGTTACCAGGAGCTAACCTCATGGCCTTTTGGTGATGCCGTTTTCGGCTGGGATTATGATTTCTTTGGCGATGGTACAAAAGCCCGGCGTTTGGGTTTTCATGAATTTGTAGATACGGAGCAGATGTTCTACAACTTGTTTGATGAATTAAGGGTGAAAAAAGTTATCCCATAAACCTCTATTTAATAGGTTTGTGATTTTTTGTCAAACGATAGATTGCGTAAATACCCGGAACCATGGGTAAGATAGCCGTATACATGCCTGCGAAATAGTAACGTCCTGTAACCTTATAATAATAGTTGTGCATGTTATCTATCTGAGTTCCTTTAATCTGTTGGCTGATACTGTTAATGTTGGTGGGCTCAATTGCAGGCTGGAGTCCGTTATCTATAAAAAAGACATGCCTGCATACCTGTCCGCTGTTTAACAGGTAATCGCCTTTATCAAACGTTTTACATTTAAGCTTTTCCTGCAACTCGTTATTGGCAATGGGGGTAAGCGGCGAAAGCAGGTTTGCAAATTGGTTGAATCCGGTCATCGCTTATTTTTTTAGGCTGATAGTACAAACCTAGCAGAATATATTGTTGAATTGGGAATGATACAGTTAAAATGTGTCGGAGCTTTTCAGGGGCAGTCAGCTGTCTTTATTGTTGGGCTGCAAAATAGTATGCACATTAAAGCAGCTTTTTAAACTCTTCCATATAAGCTCCGATTTTAAAGCAGCAAATTGATAGGAGCATTTACCTCTTATTTAAAGGGATTGCATGCACAAAGGGTTTATAAGTTTTGCCAAGCAAGCCGGTGACTAGCATTTATGCACTCAATTGAATGAGGCCCTGAACTCTACAGGTGTTTTACTGGTTTTGGCTTTAAATAACTTGCTGAACGACGGCAAATGCTCAAACCCTAAGCTGTAAGCAATTTCGCCTATTGATAATTCTGTGGTCGATAATTTTTCCTTGGCTTTTTCAATCAGTTTTTCATGTATGTGTTGCTGGGCGCTTTGGCCAGTGAGGATTTTGAGCAGGCTGCTCAAATATTTGGGCGAAAGGTTTAATGATTCTGCAACGTGGGCAACGGTAGGCAATCCCTTTAACAGCAGGTCATCGCTATTAAAGTAGTCAGCAAGTAAGGTTTCTACCCGTTCAAGTATCTGATGATTCGACTTTTCGCGGGTAATAAACTGGCGATGATAATACCGGTCTGCATAGTTCAGCAATGCTTCAATATGCGAAATAATGATGCTTTTGCTAAACCGGTCTATATTGGCCTGGTACTCTTCAAAAATGCTTTGAATGATGTTGTTAATGGTTGTCTCTTCTTTTTCAGACAAAAACAATGCTTCATTTAGTGAATAATCCCAAAAATCATATTGCCGGATAGTTTTGGCTAGCGCCGTATTCCACAAAAAATCAGAATGGATGTAGATCACCCACCCTGATTTTTCTGCCTTCTTGCCTTTGTCATCAACATCAATATTTAGTACCTGGTTGGGCTGTATAAAAGACATGATGCCATCATTAAAATCGAATGGACGCTGTCCATATTGCACTTTAAAGTTGATCATTCTTTTTACAGAAATGGAATAAAAGTCCATTGCCATGCTTTGTGGATCGGGATTATCCGAATGGGGTACTGTAGCTACGTTTACAACGCTGATGAGCGGATGGAGCGGCGCCGGTAAGCCCACAAAATGATGAAATTCTGCTATCGATTTGAAATGCCTCATGCCGTAACGCTTATTTTTTGATGTTCAAAACCAGTCTGCCTTTTACATGCCAGGTTTCGCTTGCGCGGTGAGCATCGGCCACCTCTTCCAAAGGAAACACTTTATTGATCAAAACCTTTACTTTTCCGGCATCAATTAATTCAGCTATTTCCTTTAGCCATTCCTGCCGGGGCTGATTAGCAGCTAAAGCAACTTTTACTTTTTTGGCCTTACCTGCTTCCATTAATTCGTCATTGAATGGAAAGTCGGTATTAACGCTTACAAACGTACCGTCTTCTTTCAAAACGGCAACAGCTTTTACCCGCTCGCGGTTATTACGGGTTGGCGAAGCTTCGAGTACTACATCAATATCGCGCAGTACACTTTCAAATTGCTGCGTTTTGTAATCAATTACTTCGTCAGCGCCCAATTGCTTTACGTAATTCACATTATCTGCAGATGCCATGCCGATTACGTAAGCGCCTTTTGATTTGGCAAACTGCACCGCAAAACTACCTACGCCGCCCGAAGCGCCCTGGATCAAAATGCGCTGGCCCGGCTGGAGATCGCCATGTGCAAATATACCGGTCCATGCAGTTAAGGCTGCTAATGGTACACCGGCGGCCTGCGTAAAATCAAGACTGCGCGGTTTGATGGCAAACTGGGTCGCCTTACCAACACAATACTCTGCGTAACTTCCATCGCCCGGAAAGTTGGGAACGCCATAAACCTGGTCACCCGGTTTTAAGTAAGTCACTTCGCTGCCGGCTTCAACAACAACTCCGGCCGCATCCCAACCCAATGTCATGGGCAACGTCAAGAACGAATGCAGGCCTTCGTTCGCCCCGCTTCTGATCACCCAGTCCACCGGATTAACACCGCTTGCATAAACCTCAACCAAAACCTCGTCGGACGCTGGAGCAGGCAGAGCTATATCTTCAATTTTCATGACCTCTCGTCCACCATATTCATTGATTCTTACTGCTTTCATGGTTGTTAAATTTTATAAAACAAAGGTCATTACTCATATTGATCGGCATTTAGCCGAAATACGCTTTGTGTTAGCCGAAATTCTGCAAATTAATGATTGCAAGCCGTTTTAAGCTGCAGTAGAAAATTGCTTTGAATAATTTGATATATAAACCTTTGATTTGCTCCTGCTAATAAACGCCCCAATGAACGAACTTGAAACTTATATCCATCACCATTTCGGCATTAGTCCGGATGACTGTCAGCGCGTGAGCGGATTGTTTAAGACCGAGACGCTGGAAAAAGGTGCCTACTGGCTGCGGACAGGTAAGTTTTGCAATAAGCTTAGCTTTATAGAAAGCGGTATTTTAAGGGTATACATCAACTTGCCTGAAAAAGAGGTTACCCAGTGGATAGGCACAGCCGGGTATTTTGTCACGGATGTTCAGGGTTTTATGTTTCGTAACACTTCCCGTTTCAATATGCAGGCTGTAACCGACATGCGTTTGTTCACAATCGATTATGAAGGATACCTGACGATGGGAAAGCTGGTGCCCAAGTGGCATGAGTTTGAGAAACTGTTTATGGGTAAATGTTTTGTAATGTTGGAGAACCGCATTTTCGACTTCATCTCCATGACCGCCGAAGAGCGTTACCAAAAACTGTTCGATCAGAACCGTGAACTCTTTAACCAGGTACCCCTGCAATACCTGGCCTCCATGCTGGGTATGACACCGAGACCTTTAGCCGGATTAGAAGAAAAATGCTTTCTTGATTTTTGTCAAGCGCAAACCCCCGTTTTCGCGCCTACGTTTGACCTAACCAAAAATTAGTGTCATGAATCAGGAAAAGGCCATGGATTTCACCATCAGATTTGAAGAAGCAGCCATAACAGCAGTTGCTATTTATTTTTTATCAAAATACAACCTTGGTTTGTCGGTTTGGCTGTGGGTGTTACTGTTTTTTAGCCCTGATTTCTCTATGCTGGGGTATGTTGTGAACGCCCGGATAGGAGCCTTTACCTACAATTTGTTTCACCACCGAGGGGTAGCACTGGCCCTGCTGGCTACCGGCTTTCTTATGCACCTGGATATATTCATTACCGGCGGTTTACTATTGGTAGCGCATTCATCGTTTGATCGTATGCTGGGTTACGGCCTTAAGTTTCCTGATGATTTTAAGCATACCAGTTCGGGCAGGATTGGGAAAGATAAATAATCCTTGGGGGTAACCGGCGCCAAATCCTCTTTAAGCTGTAAAAAGCGCTTGGGGCTGTTACAAAGCGACGCCAAGATGCGCCACGCACCGTCCGCCTATCAGATCGAGTGCATCCTGTACATCCCCGTGAAAAATATGTTTCTCCCTGTCTTTCATAGTTGGTATCCTTAAAGATGCCAAATGTATTTGAACGATTAGAACTCAAGGGCGTTATTTGTGCAGGCATCTACACTAGAAGTTTAATGGATTAGCTGTGCGTGGGCCTCTTACTATTTTTAAAAACTAAAAAGACAACCTATGGATCTTCCCTTTAAAATGGAACAGGTTTATAATACGCCGATAGAAAAAGTATGGCAAGCGCTAACTGATCAAGATGCTATGAAAATATGGTACTTTCCTCAGTTGAAGCGGTTTGAGCCTTCGGTAGGATTTAATATGGAGTTTGATGATGACGGATCATCTTTCAAAAAGCAGTGGCAAGTTACACAAGTACTAAGTGGAAAAAAGTTGGCGCATAGCTGGACTTATCACGGGTACCCCGGTGCTTCAGAGGTAATATTTTGAATTAATCGGGGAGGGTAGCCAAACCCGGCTTAAGCTAACAC
Protein-coding sequences here:
- a CDS encoding RagB/SusD family nutrient uptake outer membrane protein, translated to MIKQIKNNITKSVLALVLAACLPSCKQDEFFDIRDTGGIDAAIWSTEGAVQLQLNRVYDVVIPQFPYQLIPDRGGVHLASDENYYPDRDEWARAALGLQGALGNNDVRLTGNTYNGNAGSNKYFDIARCNEAITNIPLGTLPQATQRTFLGQYYALRAMTYFELVKVYGGVPLITQPQRPESLYLDGRKSAKECFDLILSDLNNAITMLEGFNPDDGTGRGRITKLIASCLKAKVLLYWASPQFNPANDVARWQTALQANKEAYDLCIAGGKKLMANYGDIFRVEGTTNTEAILVRTYSSTVERRGHDGENRMRPASEGGSPYQGYTPTKKMLDAYPMLDGSIRGTSTQFPYDDVMFWQNRDPRFEATIAYNGSIWPLSGNANRKQWTYNTALGESNGNGVYCKRFTTPGLAAGNVRYTNNIGGSGMDWIELRLAEVMLNYADCMNETGNITGAKDMVRQIRIRAGIVQGNGSNDYGLGVVTGINQMRTLLLNERMVEFAFENKRNADLRRTRQMHLLTGNMTKIEINLVNPPVGNDLRDKGVLEAVTNGVMFRETLNINDKATYLRYFRPYVLITNNQYSAYSVPEFHYFYTFHNDFVNNGANIVPTIGWAGGTFDPLQ
- a CDS encoding SusC/RagA family TonB-linked outer membrane protein, with product MDLNFLRKFSLLMLLCTLACSLALAQERRVTGKVTDSVGTPLPGVNVAIRGLPSNVSTTVDGLYTIQVRSNSDVLVFSYVGFVRKQVTVGTQARIDVSMSEERSTLTDVVVVGYGTKKRTEILGSVATVTGQELQDIPAPNLAASLRNRIAGVSVSQVSGRPGSTVTLNIRNSTASETAQTLGVTAEPLYIIDGITVSREAFDALDASQVENLTFLKDASAAIYGASGAKGVVLVTTKRGKIGRPSLTYNGYYGVTDASRTPKMLSAYDHALLLNDTYRTQSAPASSLFAPEDLEYIKGLDYKSWYDELWQASTMQRHNIGLSGGSDKVTFFTGGSYQSEDANYPGLKYDKYSFRSGLVATIVNGLKADIAFNVDWNIRNAQHNQTDSDNEFFRRIVSVPRWVPISIDGKYVNYVNSNITVNPKALIESGYYERQKSKAYRINANLTYQPTYLKGFTARFQISQGSGSTNSRQYRPPYLTYNFARMGNNQALFSNQLTATNPTFQNVDIGNQRVTPGLSETNSYQGFLTLQYGRTFGKHTFDILAGGEQTESNSENLSVNFSNQLIPNAEEYWAFDASTLRVQSIGRTQSVKRSYFGRFSYNFDKKYLIEGVLRADASSNFAPDNRWGLSPSIGLGWVVSNEEFMKRFPFISFLKLKANVGITGDDRVNDRLWVERYLIDISNGYLYGNSNQNSLNQGVIPNPDITWEKKRTVNVGIEASLFNNKLDLSIEGFRNYNYDAFDRGANQLYPLYAGFAAPVINYRQTYNWGTEFSIGYRAKVAKDWSLQANMNFSYGNSVNDRIIYTTGNLINNVAPDWPITFGLDPRKWNTGNIGLRNLGMFRTQAEVDAFMAKNPNYRSYNLVPQPGWLYYEDTNGDGIINDNDMQPLYNNTNPVFAPGITLGLSYKAFNLNTNIAARFGGKVFYDSQSRIAPSATVNVLDIWKDRWTIDNPMGGKYPRFDDPSLTKNSDFWAVNGTMVRINNMTLSYRAPLNVVKKLGLSGARILLTGNNLWTLVNPLKYKDPYTSNAYDYPILRTISVGVNVNL
- a CDS encoding AraC family transcriptional regulator: MKRYKQFQPLAISEFEATTWPHPVHKHNHYELIYISQGSGSHFINGNSIAYKRGDIFLIGPEEEHYFDIRSLTRFVFIKFTDFFIHHVSTGSTYGLQQLEYLIKSRETHFSGFRLNSADQNSAARIIQVILSLQHDILSNEQLIWLQVLGLAALLQRNMPELKATANRSRDMQAVFCYLHKHIYTPAKLKSPVIAAHFNTTADYIGPYFKRNTGITLRDYIADYRKSLIRQRIEKGGYVLKQIAAEFGLTDESHVKKVLL
- a CDS encoding SDR family oxidoreductase, giving the protein MQKTALVVGANGVIASNLIRHLLDLGDWKIIGLSRRGGTNSEKLKYHSVDLLNREECQEKLIGLKEITHIFYAAFQDRPTWAELVQPNLAMLTNVVDAVEPIAENLQHISLMQGYKVYGAHLGPFKTPAKESDGGHMPPEFNIDQQDYLESKQKGKNWTWSAIRPSVVAGTALGNPMNLVLVIAVYASISKELGLPLRFPGKPGAYDTLLEMTDAGLLAKATVWAATNEQCANQAFNITNGDLFRWNELWPKIAGYFGLETAPPLTMSLQTVMADKEDLWKQIQERHGLNRHSYQELTSWPFGDAVFGWDYDFFGDGTKARRLGFHEFVDTEQMFYNLFDELRVKKVIP
- a CDS encoding helix-turn-helix transcriptional regulator → MRHFKSIAEFHHFVGLPAPLHPLISVVNVATVPHSDNPDPQSMAMDFYSISVKRMINFKVQYGQRPFDFNDGIMSFIQPNQVLNIDVDDKGKKAEKSGWVIYIHSDFLWNTALAKTIRQYDFWDYSLNEALFLSEKEETTINNIIQSIFEEYQANIDRFSKSIIISHIEALLNYADRYYHRQFITREKSNHQILERVETLLADYFNSDDLLLKGLPTVAHVAESLNLSPKYLSSLLKILTGQSAQQHIHEKLIEKAKEKLSTTELSIGEIAYSLGFEHLPSFSKLFKAKTSKTPVEFRASFN
- a CDS encoding NADP-dependent oxidoreductase — protein: MKAVRINEYGGREVMKIEDIALPAPASDEVLVEVYASGVNPVDWVIRSGANEGLHSFLTLPMTLGWDAAGVVVEAGSEVTYLKPGDQVYGVPNFPGDGSYAEYCVGKATQFAIKPRSLDFTQAAGVPLAALTAWTGIFAHGDLQPGQRILIQGASGGVGSFAVQFAKSKGAYVIGMASADNVNYVKQLGADEVIDYKTQQFESVLRDIDVVLEASPTRNNRERVKAVAVLKEDGTFVSVNTDFPFNDELMEAGKAKKVKVALAANQPRQEWLKEIAELIDAGKVKVLINKVFPLEEVADAHRASETWHVKGRLVLNIKK
- a CDS encoding cyclic nucleotide-binding protein, giving the protein MNELETYIHHHFGISPDDCQRVSGLFKTETLEKGAYWLRTGKFCNKLSFIESGILRVYINLPEKEVTQWIGTAGYFVTDVQGFMFRNTSRFNMQAVTDMRLFTIDYEGYLTMGKLVPKWHEFEKLFMGKCFVMLENRIFDFISMTAEERYQKLFDQNRELFNQVPLQYLASMLGMTPRPLAGLEEKCFLDFCQAQTPVFAPTFDLTKN
- a CDS encoding DUF4260 domain-containing protein, whose product is MNQEKAMDFTIRFEEAAITAVAIYFLSKYNLGLSVWLWVLLFFSPDFSMLGYVVNARIGAFTYNLFHHRGVALALLATGFLMHLDIFITGGLLLVAHSSFDRMLGYGLKFPDDFKHTSSGRIGKDK
- a CDS encoding SRPBCC domain-containing protein — its product is MDLPFKMEQVYNTPIEKVWQALTDQDAMKIWYFPQLKRFEPSVGFNMEFDDDGSSFKKQWQVTQVLSGKKLAHSWTYHGYPGASEVIF